The following proteins are co-located in the Macadamia integrifolia cultivar HAES 741 chromosome 3, SCU_Mint_v3, whole genome shotgun sequence genome:
- the LOC122073949 gene encoding 2,3-bisphosphoglycerate-dependent phosphoglycerate mutase 1-like produces the protein MAAAAFHQAVGSIQSYGCCNESGSQKAFRNYSVKSVSNGHGFNVGLLRRGSCSTHGWKSGVIQASSSHTSVANPVSAPTNSKSNDSRKKSNEVALILIRHGESLWNEKNLFTGCVDVPLTKKGVEEAIEAGKRISNIPVDMIYTSALIRAQMTAMLAMTQHRRKKVPIIAHNESEQAKAWSQIFSEETVKQTIPVIAAWQLNERMYGELQGLNKQETADRYGKEQVHEWRRSYDIPPPNGESLEMCAQRAVAYFEEQIEPQLLSGKNVMIAAHGNSLRSIIMYLDKLTSQEVISLELSTGLPMLYIFKEGKFIRRGSPVGPTEAGVYAYTRSLALYRQKLDEMFH, from the exons ATGGCTGCTGCTGCATTTCATCAAGCAGTTGGGTCAATTCAGTCATATGGATGCTGCAACGAATCTGGATCTCAAAAGGCATTTAGGAATTATTCTGTGAAATCGGTTTCAAATGGTCATGGGTTTAATGTAGGATTATTGCGAAGAGGAAGTTGTAGCACCCATGGGTGGAAATCGGGTGTAATTCAAGCCTCAAGTTCTCATACTTCTGTAGCCAATCCAGTTTCAGCCCCCACAAATAGCAAGTCAAATGACTCCCGAAAGAAATCTA ATGAAGTTGCTTTGATATTGATTCGGCATGGTGAGTCTTTGTGGAATGAGAAAAACCTGTTCACTGGTTGTGTTGATGTACccttaaccaaaaagggtgtagAAGAGGCAATTGAAGCCGGTAAGAGAATTAGCAACATACCCGTTGACATGATCTACACATCCGCACTGATCCGTGCCCAGATGACTGCTATGCTTGCCATGACCCAGCACCGTCGCAAGAAG GTGCCAATCATTGCACACAATGAGAGTGAACAAGCAAAAGCATGGAGTCAAATTTTCAGTGAGGAAACTGTGAAACAAACTATTCCAGTAATAGCAGCTTGGCAATTGAACGAAAGAAT GTATGGGGAGTTGCAAGGTCTTAATAAGCAGGAAACAGCGGATAGATATGGAAAGGAGCAAGTCCATGAGTGGCGTCGAAGCTATGATATTCCTCCCCCTAATGGCGAGAGCTTGGAAATGTGTGCTCAAAGAGCAGTTGCTTATTTCGAAGAGCAA ATTGAACCCCAACTTCTATCTGGGAAGAATGTGATGATTGCTGCTCATGGGAATTCTTTAAGGTCCATTATCATGTATCTTGACAAATTAACTTCTCAAGAG GTCATTAGCTTAGAACTGTCAACTGGGCTTCCAATGCTCTACATATTTAAAGAAGGGAAATTTATCAGGAGGGGAAGTCCAGTAGGTCCTACAGAGGCTGGTGTTTATGCTTATACTAGG AGTTTAGCACTTTACCGGCAGAAGTTAGATGAAATGTTTCACTAG